From Mercenaria mercenaria strain notata chromosome 17, MADL_Memer_1, whole genome shotgun sequence, the proteins below share one genomic window:
- the LOC123537214 gene encoding uncharacterized protein LOC123537214 — protein sequence MEDLKKLKESKEYRNYKGVQAATCVVGASLENYTVQCLDSVHQKISNKLGPLLPCTKQCSQQIPDHNKWCRSCISWKNELKTFFKQKMLKDQPKWRNMESWKWPTSSLNIAEVFLPVNWSQSAINLKDTSTQIYIWKRCSEVPSSMGKSLESIKNIRNNLAHNTNLKIDDNDTRDYFQKLNTCVNQANIKSVIQNHPKLLNDIKYLEKHSMDRNIERALKKINARLKRIEGRNNSSGQDCNISDWKLIIFVTIIAVIAAVSTGLVYMREADNFGSSLKQKHKNEGCLTEDSHRLFPESIRVFKYLPDSSSFVGRQWLFHILQNMTIKNSTKHGVMMLAEMGYGKSAIAANIICSTSTDTSYSLRERLIAYHVCRFDSEITKKPHIFIRRIAAMLHSHIAGFSELVELSYTACIRHFDERECEEDPYGCFDQCIRFPLIDMYFANNVSKIIIIDGLDECEDTLNNENKLAELLTNRINTFPRWIKLLISCRDVPACRKFQSTLEILRLNSNQPENRRDIEQFLRNNRKSQSEEYVFDISNTNFLLATIFQSEQLLSTVNYTVDALFEQQFRRYFKNYIRPTKTILSILLSSFKDFTYWDIWYIVGNTTEIEYDTYEYIMGSLEQFFQHVDGKIHLFHYSLESWLFNSNNRKFGIHSSDGHHLLATYHWLMHIRFSLCIDVVEFVIHASLSPKFQHDLQQIDNEIKNKLTDADCQNKEHPLHRLAKRFDNAMATEHLLKYFPKVDILDEYNRTASFIAATFGHVETLRTLLKYGANVTYRTESFYNIINLDKAVQIAFELQHWDYGLLDIAAQNGHLSVVKYLMDNSNVLSYPLERKNGLNLLPVYLACKLGHTQIVRYLTDYNINMTDNVCLYFASERGNYELVSYLLESGMRDECRPCSSQLNWVPEGKSRIQGEKIVTDLKKEYRGYYVLFDDWQYLTCETALHVAVRLNKIKISQLLTHYTNNAINCKDRGGRTPFLTAVQFDRRKIAEDFINKDYFGENIRCTEARKIKDIAQLNEKERDEIDLYSCCLNCSILHVAAQFGRIWFVDHLYNSNVSIDWNIKDGIGCQPVHTAACRGQTEFISFLINRHITNFDTECRNGLTPLQYAANCRSLEAVKFILQHTHNPSKSILTRVAFAALDSSVQDTFANNSEESELDVRRIVTTLLKIHKDFEIVDGNKRNILHHAITNGHFHVVLYMFQKNPRTSERLMRRSDTMNETPLQRAVSHKKKTSHTVVVFNFDNLDQEFTIDLCKHYLSPVELSIILALDFSESLLPRQQMDEFLVQLLEKNYVSVVAVYVKFINKHIVRDQDFVSKILPADSTELLTIEILMLKIYYSKEFFDDIVDCFYNCDAILYRCLYHKIALTDLQLTPLINRYLNKTVSLLEYFLPFGLHNLAMLSSCQDREGYTVLERAIQGENENLVKHLLDIGVESKRPITELLQMTVTPSKKKYYVLTKLNENGVLLAELIERNVSYSKWSRSVEKGYSNTYELFVRFIRSGYNVTVFGLKTEHMDRIASAIIDKYHKSIKPASLCSKFARKFSFVHIAALQGMENTLRKIWHYFGDDVITCPNIHLISPLYIASRLTPGLNLASVKEFQNYFKVTAFVEKQILFQTYTRFKLKKHGEKVLCIFDYSWNIPRNMYRILKSYICQKRLKKYLQLGSYSMEESSKFIYNMYSYLNNLKMSTSLCQKRHRNSGIRTQEGIDKVFRRVTRRMDVNLHFMLDKFIIVINLVKSYRASVITLMEYKDDIDKYPSERECPKFKRDMMNERQTWGILRNEYRYNVWMLKLYFITEITHMASRIPQFHFPQTNVLNVLSKESAYLRFNRAFSYIKIIENLSVFEDDFVLYLQTTTKAEIWHWIELTDHLVKYARWSREALSVEYQYKMIQNKV from the exons atggaggatttaaaaaagttaaaagaaagcAAGGAATATAGAAATTATAAGGGTGTTCAGGCAGCTACATGTGTCGTTGGGGCTTCGTTAGAGAATTACACGGTGCAGTGTCTAGACTCGGTTCATCAGAAAATTTCTAATAAGCTTGGACCATTGCTACCCTGTACTAAGCAATGTAGTCAGCAAATACCGGACCATAACAA ATGGTGTCGTTCTTGTATATCCTGGAAGAATGAGCTGAAAACGTTTTTCAAGCAGAAAATGCTTAAAGACCAACCTAAATGGAGAAATATGGAGAGCTGGAAATGGCCAACGTCATCTCTCAATATAGCAGAAGTATTTCTCCCTGTCAACTGGAGTCAAAGTGCCATCAATTTAAAAGATACTTCTACGCAAATATATATATGGAAGAGATGCTCGGAAGTTCCGAGTTCAATGGGCAAATCACTTGAGTCAATTAAAAATATACGAAACAATTTAGCTCACAACACCAACCTGAAAATCGACGATAATGATACGAGGGACTACTTTCAGAAACTCAATACATGTGTTAATCAAGCAAATATCAAATCTGTTATTCAAAACCACCCTAAGCTTCTGAATGATATAAAATATCTCGAGAAACATAGCATGGACAGAAACATCGAAAGGGCTTTGAAGAAAATAAATGCTAGATTAAAAAGAATAGAAGGTAGAAACAACAGTTCCGGACAAGACTGTAACATTTCAGATTGGAAGCTTATAATATTTGTTACAATAATAGCAGTAATAGCCGCTGTGTCAACAGGTTTGGTGTATATGAGGGAAGCTGACAATTTCGGAAGTTCATTAAAACAGAAGCATAAAAACGAAG GTTGTCTGACTGAAGACAGTCATAGGTTGTTCCCTGAAAGTATCCGTGTGTTTAAGTATCTCCCAGACAGCAGTTCATTCGTAGGCAGGCAATGGTTGTTTCACATTCTGCAGAATATGACGATAAAGAACAGTACGAAACATGGTGTTATGATGTTAGCTGAAATGGGATATGGTAAATCAGCTATCGCCGCCAATATTATATGTTCTACGTCTACGGATACCAGCTATTCACTTCGGGAACGACTGATAGCATACCATGTTTGCCGTTTTGATTCGGAAATAACGAAAAAGCCACATATTTTTATTCGACGAATTGCCGCCATGTTGCACAGTCATATTGCAGGATTTTCAGAATTAGTTGAACTTAGTTACACGGCGTGCATCCGTCATTTTGATGAGAGGGAATGTGAAGAGGATCCCTATGGGTGCTTCGATCAATGCATTAGGTTTCCGCTAATCGATATGTACTTTGCCAATAATGTatccaaaattattattatagatGGTTTAGATGAATGCGAGGATACGctgaataatgaaaataaattagcAGAATTGTTAACAAATCGCATAAACACATTTCCGAGATGGATAAAGTTGTTGATATCATGCAGAGATGTACCAGCGTGTAGAAAATTTCAGTCAACACTTGAAATTCTTCGTCTAAATTCGAATCAGCCGGAAAATAGACGTGATATTGAACAATTTTTGAGAAACAATAGAAAAAGTCAGTCTGAAGAATACGTGTTTGACATCAGCAACACAAATTTTCTTTTGGCAACTATATTTCAGTCAGAACAACTTTTAAGCACCGTAAACTATACCGTAGATGCATTATTTGAACAACAATTTCgcagatatttcaaaaattatatacgaccaacaaaaacaatattatcGATACTTCTGTCATCCTTTAAAGATTTCACATACTGGGATATCTGGTATATTGTTGGAAACACAACTGAAATCGAATACGATACATATGAATATATCATGGGTAGCTTAGAGCAATTCTTTCAACATGTTGATGGAAAAATTCACCTGTTCCACTACTCGCTAGAATCTTGGCTGTTCAATTCAAACAATCGTAAGTTTGGGATACACTCGTCTGATGGTCACCACTTACTTGCAACCTACCATTGGCTTATGCACATACGCTTTAGTTTATGCATAGATGTTGTCGAATTCGTTATCCATGCTTCCTTATCACCAAAATTTCAGCATGATTTACAACAAattgataatgaaataaaaaacaaacttacCGATGCAGATTGTCAAAACAAAGAACATCCATTGCACAGACTTGCCAAGCGCTTTGATAACGCAATGGCTACTGAACATCTTTTAAAATACTTTCCTAAAGTGGACATACTTGATGAATATAACAGAACAGCGTCCTTCATTGCTGCGACATTTGGACACGTCGAAACTCTTAGAACACTATTAAAGTATGGTGCGAATGTAACATACAGAACtgaatcattttataacataataaacTTAGATAAAGCAGTTCAAATAGCTTTTGAGTTACAACATTGGGATTATGGATTATTAGATATAGCTGCACAGAACGGACACCTAAGTGTTGTAAAATATCTCATGgataattcaaatgttttatctTATCCTCTGGAAAGGAAGAATGGACTAAATTTGCTGCCAGTATATTTGGCATGTAAACTGGGGCATACTCAGATCGTTCGCTACTTAACTGATTACAACATTAATATGACAGACAACGTATGTCTTTACTTTGCGTCAGAAAGAGGAAATTATGAACTGGTATCATATCTTCTAGAATCAGGAATGAGAGACGAATGCAGACCATGTAGCTCACAGCTAAACTGGGTGCCAGAGGGCAAATCAAGAATCCAAGGTGAAAAAATAGTCACTGATCTAAAAAAGGAATATAGAggttattatgttttatttgatgaCTGGCAGTATCTAACCTGTGAAACAGCCCTTCATGTTGCTGTACGGTTAAATAAGATAAAGATTTCTCAGTTGCTGACACATTACACTAACAATGCCATTAATTGCAAGGATAGAGGTGGAAGAACCCCCTTTCTGACAGCAGTTCAGTTCGACAGAAGAAAAATCGCCGAAGATTTTATCAACAAAGATTACTTTGGGGAAAATATTAGATGCACTGAAGCTCGTAAAATTAAAGACATCGCGCAATTAAATGAAAAAGAGCGAGACGAAATAGATCTTTATTCTTGTTGCTTGAATTGTTCCATCCTACATGTTGCCGCACAATTTGGGCGGATATGGTTCGTTGATCATCTTTATAATTCCAATGTTTCTATAGACTGGAATATAAAAGACGGTATTGGATGTCAGCCTGTGCATACTGCTGCCTGTCGTGGCCAAACGGAATTTATCTCGTTTTTAATAAACCGTCATATTACGAACTTTGATACAGAATGCAGAAACGGACTGACACCACTTCAGTACGCAGCAAATTGTAGATCACTTGAAGCAGTCAAGTTTATACTGCAACATACACATAACCCATCAAAAAGTATATTAACACGTGTTGCTTTCGCAGCTCTTGATAGTTCAGTTCAAGACACCTTTGCAAATAATTCGGAGGAATCTGAACTTGATGTACGTCGGATAGTTACAACActtttgaaaatacataaagatTTCGAAATTGTAGATggtaacaaaagaaatattttgcatCATGCTATAACAAATGGACACTTTCATGTGGTATTATACATGTTTCAAAAAAATCCCAGAACGTCGGAGCGATTAATGAGAAGAAGCGATACTATGAACGAAACACCATTACAGAGGGCTGtttcacataaaaagaaaacatcacATACTGTGGTCGtctttaattttgataatctaGACCAGGAATTTACAATAGATTTATGTAAGCATTACCTGTCGCCTGTTGAACTCTCAATAATATTAGCCCTGGATTTTTCCGAAAGTCTGTTACCGAGACAACAGATGGACGAGTTTTTGGTACAACTTCTTGAGAAGAATTACGTTTCAGTCGTGGCTGTTTACGTAAAATTTATTAATAAGCACATTGTGCGAGACCAAGACTTCGTCTCTAAGATTCTTCCGGCTGATTCGACCGAGCTATTAACAATTGAAATTCTTATGctgaaaatatattattcaaaagaattttttgatGATATTGTTGACTGTTTTTATAATTGCGACGCTATACTATACCGTTGTCTTTATCACAAAATCGCCCTTACAGATCTACAATTAACCCCCCTAATTAATAGATATCTAAACAAAACAGTATCTCTGTTGGAATACTTCTTACCATTCGGTTTACACAATTTAGCAATGCTCAGCTCATGTCAGGACAGAGAAGGCTACACTGTTCTTGAGAGAGCAATACAGGGTGAAAACGAAAACCTTGTCAAGCATCTCCTAGATATAGGAGTTGAAAGCAAACGACCAATAACAGAACTGCTACAGATGACAGTGACTCCTTCCAAAAAGAAATACTACGTTCtaacaaaacttaatgaaaatggaGTATTATTGGCAGAATTAATTGAACGAAATGTTAGTTATAGTAAATGGTCCCGCAGCGTAGAGAAGGGGTACAGCAATACTTATGAGTTGTTCGTTCGCTTTATTAGAAGTGGTTACAATGTTACAGTATTTGGATTAAAAACTGAACACATGGATAGGATAGCATCAGCAATCATCGATAAATATCACAAAAGTATCAAACCCGCATCTTTATGTTCGAAATTCGCAAGGAAATTTTCTTTCGTGCATATAGCAGCTTTGCAAGGTATGGAGAATACTTTAAGGAAAATATGGCACTATTTTGGTGATGATGTTATTACATGCCCAAATATTCACTTAATTTCGCCATTATATATAGCAAGTCGACTTACACCTGGATTAAATCTTGCATCAGTTAAAGAGTTTCAAAACTACTTTAAAGTGACCGCATTTGTTGAAAAGCAAATTCTGTTCCAAACATACACACGCTTTAAGCTGAAAAAACATGGAGAAAAAGTTCTGTGCATTTTCGATTACAGCTGGAATATTCCACGAAATATGTATAGAATTCTTAAGTCTTATATATGTCAAAAAAGGTTGAAGAAATATTTACAACTTGGTAGTTATTCGATGGAGGAAAGTTCAAAATTTATCTACAATATGTATTCCTATCTAAACAACTTGAAAATGTCTACTTCTTTGTGCCAGAAACGTCACAGAAATTCAGGTATTAGAACTCAAGAAGGGATTGACAAAGTGTTTCGGCGCGTAACAAGACGAATGGATGTAAATCTTCACTTCATGTTAGATAAATTTATTATAGTTATTAATTTAGTAAAATCATATAGAGCATCGGTGATAACCTTAATGGAATATAAAGATGATATAGACAAATATCCAAGTGAGCGCGAATGTCCTAAATTTAAACGAGATATGATGAACGAAAGACAAACATGGGGAATTTTAAGGAACGAGTACCGCTACAATGTATGGatgttgaaattatattttattacggAAATAACTCATATGGCCTCAAGAATACCGCAGTTTCATTTTCCCCAAACTAATGTACTGAACGTTTTATCGAAAGAGAGCGCTTACTTGAGATTTAATCGGGCATTCAGTTACatcaaaataattgaaaactTAAGTGTTTTCGAGGATGACTTTGTCTTGTATCTCCAGACCACGACTAAAGCTGAAATCTGGCATTGGATTGAGCTAACGGATCACTTAGTTAAGTATGCTAGGTGGTCAAGGGAAGCGTTATCAGTTGAGTACCAATATAAAATGATACAGAATAAAGTATAG